TGCCTCAGTTATTGGAACAGCTCTGATTCCTACACACGGATCATGTCGACCTTTTACAATTATTTCTGATTTTTTATTATTTATATCAATTGTTTTTCCTGGTATACGTATGCTTGAAGTAGGTTTAAATGCTGCTTTTAGTACAATATTTTCACCATTGCTAATACCTCCTAAAATCCCTCCGCAATGATTGCTTTTAAATCCATATGGAGTTATTTCATCTCGATTTTGACTTCCTTTTTGGTTGACAACTAAAAATCCGTCTCCAATTTCTACTCCTTTAACTGCATTAATACTCATCAATGCATGTGCTAAGTCTGCATCTATTCTATCAAAAACTGGTTCTCCAAGTCCTACAGGAATATTTTCAGCAACAATAGTTATTTCAGCTCCGATTGAATCACCTATTTTTTTTAATTGTTTAATTAATTCTTGTATATCCTCAATTTTTCTTAAATTAGGACAAAAAAAAGGATTTTTATTTACTTCTTCCCATGATTCAAATGTACATTTAATATGACCTATTGCTGATAAATATGCTCTAATTATTATTCCATATTGATTTTTAAGATATTTTTTCGCAATAGCTCCTGCTGCAACTCGCATAACAGTTTCACGTGCTGATGCTCTTCCACCTCCTCGATAATCTCTAATACCATATTTTTTTTCATAAGTATAATCAGCATGTCCTGGTCTAAATAAGTTTTGTATTTCTTTATAATCTTGCGATCTTTGATCAGTGTTATTAACAATCAAACCAATACTTGTTCCTGTTGTTATACCATTAAAAACTCCGGAAAGTATTTCAATTTGATCTAATTCACATCTTTGTGTAGTATATCTAGAAGTTCCTGGTCTTCGTCGATTTAAATCATTCTGTAAATCTTTAGAACATAATTTTAAACCTGGTGGAACACCATCTACTATGCATCCTAATGCTTTTCCATGTGATTCACCAAAAGTTGTTACACAAAACATTTTTCCAATTGTATTTCCAGCCATATTTTTCTTCTTATTTTATTTTATATTTAAATAATATAACTATACAGAAAAAATAAAAAAGTAATTTTTTTATTAAATAATATAATGATAAAATTTTTATTTGTTGTTTTTATAAAAACTAAATTATATAATCAAAAAAATATTTATTAAAACAATAATTTTAAACAATGCAAATTTATTTAAGCTGTGGTAATTAATGATTATGAACAAAAATCGAGAATATACTAATGATAAAAATATTTCATTTCGTAAATATTTAAATGGTGCACGAGAAATAGTACAAGATACAATATTTCATTCACGAATAAATAAAATAGCCAATCAAAATGTAATATCAAAAAGAAGTATTTTTGAACAAGAAGCTCATAGTTATTATTTTTCTTGTTTACAAAATGAAAAAAATTTTTTTAAAGAAAATCCAGTTTCTTATATGCGTAGTAAAAGTTCAAATAATATTTTGAAACGATTAAAAAAAGGAAAATATTTACCAGATATTTCTCTTGATTTACACGGATTAACACAATATCAAGCACAAAAAAAGTTAGGTCAACTTATTACTATTTGTCAAAAAGAAAAAATTTTTTGTGCGCATATTATACATGGTTATGGAAAAAATATTTTAAAACAGCAAATACCTTTTTGGTTATCTCAACACCCTGATATAGTTGCTTTTCATCAAGCTCCTAGAATTTTTGGAAGTGATGCTGCAATTATAGCAATCATTGAAGTTTATAATTAAACACGAGATAAATTTAAAATATTTTTTTAAAAATACATTTCATAATTAATACATTATAATTTAAAATATTCAATTTATATTAATTATTAATAAATCAATTATTAACAAAAAATAATATTAAAATAAATTTATATATTTATAATTTTTTTAAATATTTTATTTCTTGAAAATTTAATAATAAATAATGTTTTAAAATAAAAATGATTTTTTCAAAACCCTTATTTACTTTGGGTTTTTTTGCTTTATAGAAAGTATGATTTTATAAATTTACTTTTAAAAATAAAAATATTACAGGGTTTTTGAAGATGTTAAATAATAATCGTGTACGTATAGCGATGCAAAAAACTGGTCGTTTAAGCAGTGAATCTATAAAATTATTGATATCATGTGGGATCAAAATTAATTTAAAACAACAGAAATTAATAGCTTTTGCTGAAAATATGCCCATTGATGTTATGTTAGTACGTGATGATGATATCCCAGGTTTAGTAATGGACGGAGTAGTTGATTTAGGAATAGTAGGAGAAAACGTGTTAGAAGAAGAACTGTTAAATCGAAAATCACAAAATTTAGATAGCTCTTATATTACTTTAAGACGTCTTGATTTTGGTGTTTGTAGATTATCTCTTGCAATTCCTGTTAATACTTCTTACATTGGTATAGAATCTATAAAAAATTTTAGAATAGCAACTTCATATCCTCATTTATTGAAAAAATATTTAGATCAAAAAAAAATTGATTTTAAATCTTGTATGTTAAATGGTTCTGTAGAAGTAGCTCCTAGAGCTGGATTAGCTGATGCTATTTGTGATTTAGTTTCAACAGGAGCTACATTAGAAGCAAATGGATTGCGTGAAGTAAAAGTTGTTTTTCGTTCACATGCATGCCTTATTTGTAGAACAGGAAGTATTAATGTTGTAAAAAAAGAAGTAATTAATAAATTAATGACTCGTATTAAAGGTGTTATTCAAGCTCGTGAATCAAAGTATATTATGTTGCATGCTCCTATTAATAAGCTTGATGAAGTAATATCTTTATTACATGGCGCAGAAAGACCAACAATTTTAAAATTAGCTGGTGATAAAAATAGAGTTGCTATGCATATGGTGAGTAGTGAAACATTATTTTGGGAAACAATGGAAAAATTAAAATCATTAGGAGCTAGTTCAATTTTAGTTTTGCCTATTGAAAAAATGATGGAGTAGAATTTTATGAAATATTTTAATACAATTATTGATTGGAATAAGTTAACTTTTGATGAACAAAAAAAAATTTTGTCAAGACCTATTCATTTAAAAAATAATACTATTAAAAAAAAAGTAAAAGAAATAATTAAAAATGTTCAAGTTTTAGGTGATAAAGCTGTAAAAAATTATACTAATTTATTTGATAAATTCTTATTAAATACATTTCAATTATCTCAAAAAGATATATTATCTTCTTCATTAAAAATTAATTCTTTATTACAAGAAGCAATTGAAGTTGCAAAAAAAAATATTACATCTTTTCATAAAGCGCAAATCTTACCTGAAACAGATATTGAAACGCAGGTTGGAGTACGTTGTCAACAAATATATTTACCTTTAAATTCTATTGGAATTTATATTCCCAATGGCATAGCACCTCTTTTATCTACAGTATTAATGCTTGGTATACCTGCTCACATTGCTGGTTGCAAAGAAGTAATATTATGTTCTCCTCCTCCAATTAGCGATGAAATTATTTATACTGCGCATGTTTGTGGAATTAATAAAATATTTCAGGTAGGTGGTGCCCAAGCTATTGCTGCTATGGCTTTTGGAACTAATAGTATTCCTAAAGTAGATAAAATTTTTGGACCAGGAAACAGTT
This region of Buchnera aphidicola (Aphis craccivora) genomic DNA includes:
- the hisG gene encoding ATP phosphoribosyltransferase is translated as MLNNNRVRIAMQKTGRLSSESIKLLISCGIKINLKQQKLIAFAENMPIDVMLVRDDDIPGLVMDGVVDLGIVGENVLEEELLNRKSQNLDSSYITLRRLDFGVCRLSLAIPVNTSYIGIESIKNFRIATSYPHLLKKYLDQKKIDFKSCMLNGSVEVAPRAGLADAICDLVSTGATLEANGLREVKVVFRSHACLICRTGSINVVKKEVINKLMTRIKGVIQARESKYIMLHAPINKLDEVISLLHGAERPTILKLAGDKNRVAMHMVSSETLFWETMEKLKSLGASSILVLPIEKMME
- the aroC gene encoding chorismate synthase, which produces MAGNTIGKMFCVTTFGESHGKALGCIVDGVPPGLKLCSKDLQNDLNRRRPGTSRYTTQRCELDQIEILSGVFNGITTGTSIGLIVNNTDQRSQDYKEIQNLFRPGHADYTYEKKYGIRDYRGGGRASARETVMRVAAGAIAKKYLKNQYGIIIRAYLSAIGHIKCTFESWEEVNKNPFFCPNLRKIEDIQELIKQLKKIGDSIGAEITIVAENIPVGLGEPVFDRIDADLAHALMSINAVKGVEIGDGFLVVNQKGSQNRDEITPYGFKSNHCGGILGGISNGENIVLKAAFKPTSSIRIPGKTIDINNKKSEIIVKGRHDPCVGIRAVPITEAMVAIVVMDHILRFRAQCEKAMS
- the smrB gene encoding endonuclease SmrB, with product MNKNREYTNDKNISFRKYLNGAREIVQDTIFHSRINKIANQNVISKRSIFEQEAHSYYFSCLQNEKNFFKENPVSYMRSKSSNNILKRLKKGKYLPDISLDLHGLTQYQAQKKLGQLITICQKEKIFCAHIIHGYGKNILKQQIPFWLSQHPDIVAFHQAPRIFGSDAAIIAIIEVYN